The nucleotide sequence ACATCGGTCTTGTCTACATTGTTCAAATAAGCGTATTCCGGCAATCCAAATCTTGTGTTGGCCATACTGCCACCAACGGAATTATTGATCTGATTTTTATATACCTCATTACCTATCAATGCATTTATATTGTGATCCCCAAAAGTACGTTCATAGGTTAGCGTGTTGGTCCATGTTAAATTGGCCCCTAAATATTGGTATTGTGACGCCCCATCGTTGGCATTGCTGAAAAGCACTCCCAAGGCATAGGTTGGTGTCCATGAGCGACCGTGGCCAAACCATGAATCCAAACCGTAGGACGATCTAAATTTCAAATCTTCTATAGGCTCCAATTCCATATAAACGTTACCGACCAAAGTATTGTCCTTGTTCCCCAAGTTACTGTAGTTACTTCTGTAAAACATGACCGCCAGTGGATTCGCCTGGTCATTGGCAAGTCCATCCAAAGTTGGGGTAAACCCATTTGCATCAGGAGATTTGTCCCAGTACGCAGGCATTAAAGGGTTTTGAACCAAGGCATTGTGAAGATCGTTCCAGTAAATGTTTCCTGTGGCCACTCCCCTATATTCTGAATTGGTATACGTAAGGTTCTCCCCTATGGTAAGTATACTATGATCATCATTTTTGAAAAGCACAAATTCAGTATTCATACGGGCAGTTAGCCTTTTGTAGCCCGCATCAATAATATTGCCTCCAATAATCCCGGTTTGGTCCAAATACGAAACACCGAACGCATAGGTACTGTCTTCACCTCCACCTGTAATATTTACGGAGTGACTGGTGACAGGGGCACTTTTGGTAGACATTTCATCTATCCAATTGGTTCCTTCCCAACCATTTTGGAGCATGCCCCATATTTCAGAACCTAATTCGGTCCCCAAATTATTGGGATAATTATTATTTAGCCAGTTATTATTCTGTAAAATAGCTTCCCAATCATTCGGCTCCAAACCATCATTTACCCTTCCTTCGTCCATGATGTACATGTATTCCTGGGCATTTAATGGCGATAGATTCTTGTATATTTTCTGAATTCCGTAATAGGAATCGTACTGTATCTGCGCCTTGCTACCTTGCCTTCCTTTGTGGGTCGTTACCAATACTACTCCGTTGGCTGCCCTAGATCCATAGATGGCGGCAGATGCAGCATCCTTTAAAACGTCTATGGACTGAATATCCGAAGAGTTTAAATAATCAATATTGCCTACTGCTACCCCATCCACAATATAGAGTGGACTGGAATTACCAATTGTCCCCAGACCACGAATGGTAACCTTGGTACCTGCCCCCGGCTCCCCATTGTTCCTTGTAACACTTACACCAGGTGCAACACCTTGAAGGGCCTCCATAGCGGTTGATGTATTCAACTCGGCAATATCTTCACCTTTTACGTTAAGATTGGCCCCTGTGGTCAAAGCCTTTTTTTGAACCCCATACCCTACTACAACAACCTCTTCCAAAGACTCATAAGATTCCAGTAAAGTTACATTGATGGTAGTTTGTTGTCCTACGTTTAAAGTTTGGCTAACCATACCTATATAGGTATAAACCAAGCGGTCCTCGGGTCCTACATTCCCAATGGAATAATTTCCATCGAAATCCGTAGTGGTTCCATTAACGGTTCCTTGTACAACTACCGTTACTCCTGGCAATGGCAAGCCCGCTTCATCGGACACCAGCCCTGTAATGGTCTTGGTCTGCCCAAGAACGTTTTGGGCGCAAACCATTACCAAAGTGATAATCAAAAATTTGAACTTTAGCATCATATAAAATAGTTTAGGTTAATTAATCGAGTTTTTGTTAGAGTAAAATTTTATGTTTTTTGTTAGAACCAAAAGACCCATAAGCGTATTATTAAAGAATAAAAAGGATTACAAAAACCAGCAATGCCACGATGGCCATTATTAGCAGTATCTCCATCAACTGCTTCCATTTGAATTTTGAATCCTTGTTTTTCATTCCTTCAAATGTTAAATAAATATTAAATCTTGTGTAGCATTTATTCTGCATCAAGTAGAAATTTTGCTGCAACTTTCTTTTATATTTTGGATATGCAACATCATTTGCATACCGTGCATCATTTGTTATAGGGTTTATTCAATACTGGGAAGAAAAATGACCCAAATAGGAATTCCTTAGATTGGAAACTTAACCTTATGTTAAAATTAACTAGGCCTTTAGAAGTTAGATAGAAAACCTCTTACGTAAAATAATAGGTTGTGCGACAGGAACTGCAGATAAAAAAGTTCCTGTTTTGGAATGAAGAATTATTATATTGAAAATATATGGCAAACGCATATACTTATCGCGTATAATTAATAAGCCTACTTTACCATTTTGTGGAAGCAGTAATACACGCCATACCGTCCCGTTTGAAACATTATACCAAAGGACAGACCAATGTTCTACCTCAACATAATAACAGCATTAATTCATAAGCTTATATTCAAGGGTATGGAATTAAGGTTTTAGTGGAGAAACCTCAGTGGGCAGAATCCCGAAATGTTCCTTAAAGCACTTTGTAAAATACGAAGGCGTGGAGAAACCTACCTTGTAACAGACCTCACTAATATTGGTGTTGCCATTTTCAATAATCTGTTTGGCCCTTTCTATTCTAATATTTCTTAAGAACTCATTGGCCGTCTGATTGGTAAGTGCTTTTATTTTTCTATAAAACTGACTTCTGCTCAAATTTAATTTCGAAGCCAGTACCTCCACACTTAGGTCAGGGTCATCTATATTATTGTTGATGTAATTCAGGACCTTTTCAATAAAATCCTTGTCCAGGGAAGTGGTATTCTTGTTCACCGGTACATCGCTGATAACACTGAAGTACTTATTAAAAATTAGTTGCCTACTAGTTATAAGTTGTGACAACCTCAATCTGAGTAGCCGTAAATCAAAAGGTTTTACCATATAGGCATCTGCGCCCGTTTCAATCCCTTCCATTCTATCATCTATACGTGCTTTGGCCGTAAGCATCAATAAAGGGATATGGCTGGTCCTCATATCGCCCTTAATTCTTTTACAAAATTCGAACCCATCCATTTCGGGCATAATAACATCTGTGATTATGATATCGGGAAGTGCCGACTTGGCCAATTCCAAACCTTCCTTTCCATTTTTGGCCAAAAGTATCCTGTATTGATTTTTGAGTTCATTCTTTAGGTAGCTCCTAAGTTCTCCGTTATCCTCCACAATCAATAAGGTGTAGGAGGTGGTTGCCTCCTCCGGGCTTGTATCAGATATGGCATCAATATGGGATTTTACCAAGTTAACCCGTTCTTTTTGGGAGTCAGGTTCTTTAACATCGGTAAAGATCTCGTTCTCCGCAAAATGCTTTGGTCCCTTTGGCAAAATTATTCTGAAGGATGTTCCGCTTCCTACCTCGCTCTTAACTTCAATTTTACCTTTGTGCAGTTCCACAAAACTTTGTACCACTTCCAAACCAATGCCAGTACCACCATAATAGGTCTTGTTGAGATTTTCCACTTGATAAAAACGTTCAAAGATCCGTTCCGTTTCCTCTGGTTTAAGACCTGGTCCAGTATCCGAAATTATTAATTCCACTCCCGCTGTAGGCTTTGATTTATCTGCCAGCGGAAGGTTGTACGATTCATCCTTTGAGAGTAGTTCAATATTTATTGCCCCACCTTCCGGAGTGACTTTGAAAGCATTGGAAAGCAAATTGAAAATTATTTTCTCCATCATACTCTCGTCCGCCCATATGTTCATATCCTCGGAATCGGAATCCAAACTAAGATGTATATTTTTATCAAGAGCTTCTTCCTTAAAATGGTCTACAACTTCCTGGGTTAAATTAACCAAGTTAATTTCCTTGGCCCTTACACCTATTTTATTTAATTCCAATTTTCTAAAGTCCAACAGCTCGTTCACCATTCTATAGAGTCGGTCCGTATTCTTATAAATTATGTTGTGCTTTTCCTTTATTCTAGGGGGCAGACTTAGGTTATCGTCATTAAGAATGTCCTTAAGTGGATTAATAATCAGGGTGAGGGGTGTCCTAAATTCATGGGAGATATTGGTAAAAAATTGAAACTTTTTTTCATCCAAATCTTTTTCCTGCAATCTTTTTTCACGTTCAGAATGTATTATTTGCTTTTCCCTTATCCTGGACTGTGTCATTTTATTTAATATATATATCCCCAAAACAAACAAAGCTATATAAGAAAACAAAGCCCAATTGGTTTTCCACCAAGGGGATGAAACAGTGATGTATAGGGTTAAGGGAGATTGGTTCCAAACACCATCATTGTTGGCTGCCTTTAATTTAAAGGTATAACTCCCCGGATCCAAGTTGGTATAAGTAGCACTTCTTTTTTTACCTACATAATTCCAAGTTTCTTCATAACCCTCCAAATAATACGCATACTCATTTTTTTCAGGGCGGGTAAAGTTTATGCCCGAGTATTCTATTGTAAAGACAGATTGATCATGTTTCAATACAATACTATCTGTTTCGGAAATTACTTTCCTTAACGGTGAATCCTCCTGGGTAGGCAAAACTTTTTCATTGAACAGCCTAAATTCGGACAGATACAATGAAGATTCATTGGTATTCGTAATTATCTCCGAAGGATTGAAATAATTAACCCCTTGATAACTTCCAAAATAAATATTCCCTAGCTTATCCTTAAATGCCGAATTGATATTAAAATCGTTGGAAAGCAATCCATCATCCGTGGTGTAATTATGAAACTCCTTGGTCTCCATATCCAATTTCGAAATTCCCGCATTGCCTCCCATCCAAATATTGCCATCCAAGCTTTCAATAATTCCACATACATTCTCCTCTTCAAGGCCATTAAATTTATCATACCAAATAAATCTATCGGTATTGGGCAGGTAGCGACATAGACCAGCACCTTTGGTCCCAATCCAAAGTGTTTGGTCCGTAGCTTCATACAGGGACAAAATGTAATTGGAAGCGGAATTGTTTGTAGACTCCTGTGACATTCTGTCTATCATAGAAATCACGGAGTACTCTTGGCCCGATTGTTTCTTTACCTTAAAAAGCCCCTGAGTGGTCCCCAGCCATATGTTGTCCTCAAAATCTACCAGTACCTTATAGGCGCTGCTTCCGCTGATTCCATTATCGTTGAATGGCTGGGAATTATAATGTTTAAAAAGCCCAGTATTAGGATTGAAGGAATGCAACCCACTATGATAGGTCCCAATCCAAATAGTACCATCCTTATCCTCATCAAAACTCATTACTGTATTGGACGATAGGTTACCTTGGGTGTTACTGGTATTATAGTTAATAAATTTATTGGATCCTTTTTTTAAAAAATAGATACCCCCATCCCAACTTCCTGCCCAAATATTGTCCTTACTATCCAAAAAAATAGTCTGTATATAATCACTGGTCAATCCTGAATATTGGCTACTGCTAGCCTTGTTTATATGGGTGTAATCATTATTTTTTAAATCAAGAATGTCTATACCCCCACCATCCATTCCTATCCATAGCTTGCCCGAGGGATCTTTGGCGATTGAGGTAACCGAACTTATTTGCAAGGAATTTGGGTTATTGTAGAGACTTTCTATGTCCTTGAACTTGTCATATAACCTGTCATAAACAGCTACGCCTTTGTTGTAATATCCGAGCCATATTTTTTCATCATTGTCCAAATACAAAGTCCAAATAGAATTGGACAAAAGACTTTTTTCGTCTTTTTTGTTGGTCAAATAATGATTCAGTACAGTCCCATTTCCATTTATATGGAAAAGGCCGTCGTTTTCAGTTCCACACATTAAATTTCCGTCCGGGAGTGCTATTAAGGTAAAAAAGGGATGGGTTGAAAAGGCATACTTTTCCATAGTGGACGGTTTGCCCAAATCCGAGTCTGCAATTTTAACCTTATACAGCCCGTCGTTGAAAGTCCCTACCCAAATGTTATCGGCATCATCTATTAACAGTGACCTTATAGAGACCCCAATTGACACCAATTTTCCCTGATTCCAAAGCTCAAAACGTTTAAGAACACCCGTTTTAACATCAACGGTATAGAGGCCCATATTGGTCCCTGCAAAAATTTTCCCGCTCGAGTCCGTCTGTATTGCCCTCACTACCAAGGGGTCTGTTGCATCCAATTCATTGACAGGAACTTTTTCTACCTCAAAATTGTCCAGGTTCATTTTAAACATTCCCCATCGGAAGGAACCTATGA is from Arenibacter algicola and encodes:
- a CDS encoding SusC/RagA family TonB-linked outer membrane protein → MMLKFKFLIITLVMVCAQNVLGQTKTITGLVSDEAGLPLPGVTVVVQGTVNGTTTDFDGNYSIGNVGPEDRLVYTYIGMVSQTLNVGQQTTINVTLLESYESLEEVVVVGYGVQKKALTTGANLNVKGEDIAELNTSTAMEALQGVAPGVSVTRNNGEPGAGTKVTIRGLGTIGNSSPLYIVDGVAVGNIDYLNSSDIQSIDVLKDAASAAIYGSRAANGVVLVTTHKGRQGSKAQIQYDSYYGIQKIYKNLSPLNAQEYMYIMDEGRVNDGLEPNDWEAILQNNNWLNNNYPNNLGTELGSEIWGMLQNGWEGTNWIDEMSTKSAPVTSHSVNITGGGEDSTYAFGVSYLDQTGIIGGNIIDAGYKRLTARMNTEFVLFKNDDHSILTIGENLTYTNSEYRGVATGNIYWNDLHNALVQNPLMPAYWDKSPDANGFTPTLDGLANDQANPLAVMFYRSNYSNLGNKDNTLVGNVYMELEPIEDLKFRSSYGLDSWFGHGRSWTPTYALGVLFSNANDGASQYQYLGANLTWTNTLTYERTFGDHNINALIGNEVYKNQINNSVGGSMANTRFGLPEYAYLNNVDKTDVNSINTFGADYAAGGGGLLSYIARAQYDYKEKYLLSATMRADGSSNFAKGNRWGYFPSVSAGWILTNEDFLSNNSGVLDFAKFRGSWGQNGNQSIDNFIYSSNIAYLNPGYYFGDTKPISGATAVPARVTNPDVTWETSEQLNFGLDARFFNSRLDFTFDWYKKTTKDWLVVAPIQGTSGAGAPYINGGDIENTGYELMLSWNDNIGDFKYGATISGAFNKNEITKIANSDGIIQGPSSVLSQGTASVSRAEVGKPIGFFYGYETDGILQTQDEVDAYVKPTDGTPYFSDQRPGDVRFVDQNQDGVIDESDKKMLGNPNPDFELGIQLNAEYKGFYANITLSGKYGMQVMQSYRSFADRFDQNYTTEIFGRWHGAGTSNTWPRLSSVSNRNTNWISDIYMQDADYLRINNLTVGVKLGDYISDIKLFSDIKVYAAINNLYTFTNYTGMDPEVSFGHDASWASGIDLGLYPLPRTVMFGFSVDF
- a CDS encoding hybrid sensor histidine kinase/response regulator transcription factor — protein: MTVDFRRICVFFIVLSLFISDLRAQTDVPKLNFVNIKEGISKVGVYSILQDDYGFIWIGTNGSGLYRYDGIDYKSYKHIINDSTSISSSQINCSYLDSRNRLWVGTEVGLNLYDRDNDQFRRIPVLSSSVQNGPTMPISALKEDNEGNLLIGSFRWGMFKMNLDNFEVEKVPVNELDATDPLVVRAIQTDSSGKIFAGTNMGLYTVDVKTGVLKRFELWNQGKLVSIGVSIRSLLIDDADNIWVGTFNDGLYKVKIADSDLGKPSTMEKYAFSTHPFFTLIALPDGNLMCGTENDGLFHINGNGTVLNHYLTNKKDEKSLLSNSIWTLYLDNDEKIWLGYYNKGVAVYDRLYDKFKDIESLYNNPNSLQISSVTSIAKDPSGKLWIGMDGGGIDILDLKNNDYTHINKASSSQYSGLTSDYIQTIFLDSKDNIWAGSWDGGIYFLKKGSNKFINYNTSNTQGNLSSNTVMSFDEDKDGTIWIGTYHSGLHSFNPNTGLFKHYNSQPFNDNGISGSSAYKVLVDFEDNIWLGTTQGLFKVKKQSGQEYSVISMIDRMSQESTNNSASNYILSLYEATDQTLWIGTKGAGLCRYLPNTDRFIWYDKFNGLEEENVCGIIESLDGNIWMGGNAGISKLDMETKEFHNYTTDDGLLSNDFNINSAFKDKLGNIYFGSYQGVNYFNPSEIITNTNESSLYLSEFRLFNEKVLPTQEDSPLRKVISETDSIVLKHDQSVFTIEYSGINFTRPEKNEYAYYLEGYEETWNYVGKKRSATYTNLDPGSYTFKLKAANNDGVWNQSPLTLYITVSSPWWKTNWALFSYIALFVLGIYILNKMTQSRIREKQIIHSEREKRLQEKDLDEKKFQFFTNISHEFRTPLTLIINPLKDILNDDNLSLPPRIKEKHNIIYKNTDRLYRMVNELLDFRKLELNKIGVRAKEINLVNLTQEVVDHFKEEALDKNIHLSLDSDSEDMNIWADESMMEKIIFNLLSNAFKVTPEGGAINIELLSKDESYNLPLADKSKPTAGVELIISDTGPGLKPEETERIFERFYQVENLNKTYYGGTGIGLEVVQSFVELHKGKIEVKSEVGSGTSFRIILPKGPKHFAENEIFTDVKEPDSQKERVNLVKSHIDAISDTSPEEATTSYTLLIVEDNGELRSYLKNELKNQYRILLAKNGKEGLELAKSALPDIIITDVIMPEMDGFEFCKRIKGDMRTSHIPLLMLTAKARIDDRMEGIETGADAYMVKPFDLRLLRLRLSQLITSRQLIFNKYFSVISDVPVNKNTTSLDKDFIEKVLNYINNNIDDPDLSVEVLASKLNLSRSQFYRKIKALTNQTANEFLRNIRIERAKQIIENGNTNISEVCYKVGFSTPSYFTKCFKEHFGILPTEVSPLKP